The following are encoded together in the Cerasicoccus sp. TK19100 genome:
- a CDS encoding PulJ/GspJ family protein yields the protein MTTTTVRSKNRRRGFSLMEVLVVTAVMGFFVSIATSSLVALSRSSTSLVNYQDMNEQSRIMLELFARDLRSAVTVDSVSDTALTIQTITSDGSKKTISYTYSSSAGVIYRQEGSGVRDIILDDVAAFDMNFFTFRGQDTVNPIETKRVQIEAMMERTVLSSKNTNHIISAQFVLRNHRVSS from the coding sequence ATGACTACTACTACCGTACGCTCTAAGAATCGTCGCCGGGGCTTCAGCCTCATGGAAGTTCTGGTGGTGACTGCCGTCATGGGATTTTTTGTGAGCATCGCCACCAGCTCGCTGGTCGCCCTGTCACGCAGTTCGACATCCCTGGTTAACTATCAGGACATGAATGAGCAAAGCCGCATCATGCTCGAATTGTTCGCCCGTGACCTCCGCTCCGCAGTCACCGTCGATAGCGTTAGCGACACGGCGCTGACCATACAAACCATCACCTCCGACGGTTCGAAAAAAACGATCAGCTACACATACAGCAGCAGCGCTGGTGTTATTTACCGGCAAGAGGGCTCGGGCGTTCGCGATATCATTTTGGACGACGTCGCCGCCTTCGACATGAATTTCTTCACCTTCCGGGGCCAGGACACCGTCAACCCGATCGAGACCAAGCGTGTGCAGATTGAGGCCATGATGGAGCGCACAGTCCTCAGCAGCAAGAACACCAACCACATCATTTCCGCCCAATTCGTTCTGCGCAATCACCGCGTCAGCAGCTAA
- a CDS encoding PulJ/GspJ family protein, giving the protein MKWSTGSKLNAFTLVELMVGMTLAGIIFAGAFSGMKTGFDIVEEARDQARVTQLLQSEIERMRTLNWTDISALPAKESITLDGALASSYRDRYSFIRTIQANGTDRVIVTITASWQNSGRSRDKSMLTGFSKDGLYDYYYRTL; this is encoded by the coding sequence ATGAAATGGTCAACCGGCAGTAAATTAAACGCCTTCACTCTGGTCGAGCTGATGGTGGGCATGACCTTGGCCGGTATTATTTTTGCGGGAGCCTTCAGCGGAATGAAGACTGGCTTCGATATCGTGGAGGAAGCCCGGGATCAGGCCCGCGTCACCCAGCTGCTCCAATCCGAGATCGAGCGCATGCGCACACTTAACTGGACCGACATTTCAGCGCTTCCAGCCAAGGAATCCATCACGCTTGATGGTGCCCTGGCAAGCTCCTACCGCGACCGCTACAGCTTCATTCGCACAATCCAAGCCAACGGAACAGACCGCGTGATCGTGACCATTACTGCCAGTTGGCAAAACAGCGGCCGCTCGCGCGACAAATCGATGTTAACCGGATTTTCAAAGGACGGACTCTATGACTACTACTACCGTACGCTCTAA
- a CDS encoding antibiotic biosynthesis monooxygenase yields the protein MPEPVTVFVSRTAKPGREAELEQWLRDVREASSQFPGFVTSRSIESEDGNHPGEFEVVFTFDSAENFSRWCNSPEKKALYNRVSELVTEQKIRKISGMEPWLDLSPPDMAPPPKWKMFLLAFLGVYPTLNVVFFFMMPLVRDLPMWLRLLCTVPVISALMTFLVMPALAKAFHGWLYPSR from the coding sequence ATGCCCGAACCCGTCACTGTCTTTGTCTCCCGAACCGCCAAACCCGGCCGGGAAGCCGAGCTCGAACAGTGGCTACGCGATGTACGGGAGGCATCGTCGCAATTTCCCGGGTTTGTGACGAGCCGCAGTATCGAATCCGAGGACGGGAATCACCCTGGCGAATTTGAAGTCGTTTTCACCTTCGACTCTGCGGAGAATTTTTCACGCTGGTGTAACTCCCCCGAAAAGAAGGCGCTCTACAACCGCGTTAGTGAGTTGGTCACGGAACAGAAAATCCGCAAAATCAGCGGGATGGAGCCATGGCTAGATCTCTCTCCCCCAGACATGGCCCCACCGCCCAAATGGAAGATGTTTCTTCTAGCGTTCTTGGGCGTTTATCCGACGCTCAACGTGGTCTTCTTCTTCATGATGCCGCTCGTGCGCGATTTGCCTATGTGGCTGCGCCTGCTGTGCACCGTCCCGGTAATCTCCGCACTGATGACCTTCCTCGTCATGCCCGCGCTCGCCAAGGCCTTTCACGGCTGGCTGTACCCGTCTCGCTAA
- a CDS encoding aspartate kinase, protein MALIVQKYGGTSVKDVDRIQNVARRIKSFVDQGHQVVVVVSARGGVTNELVDRAKQINPQPAEREMDMLLACGEQETIALTAMALHALGQPAVSRLGHQAGFVTDGEHTRARIIDITGGDIHERLAMGEVVIVAGFQGRNDQGEITTLGRGGSDLSAVALAAGLKADLCQIFTDVDGVYTADPRVVPNARKINEISYEEMLELASMGSKVMQARSVEFAQKHGVIFEVRSSFNDQPGTIVKAEVPSMEDVVVSGVALDKNQAKITVSDLPDKPGTAARVFKALGEANVIVDMIVQNVGRGGAANLTFTVPKDDVHRATTAVEKVLAEIGGGTVNYTGDIAKLSVVGVGMRSHAGVAATLFDILAKHNVNIQMISTSEIRISVAIDLEDAAKATQAAHDGFGLGA, encoded by the coding sequence ATGGCGTTAATTGTGCAAAAATACGGCGGCACCTCCGTGAAGGACGTGGACCGCATCCAGAATGTGGCGCGCCGCATCAAGAGCTTCGTCGACCAGGGCCACCAGGTCGTCGTGGTTGTCAGCGCCCGCGGTGGCGTGACCAACGAGCTCGTGGATCGCGCCAAACAGATTAACCCCCAGCCCGCTGAGCGCGAGATGGACATGCTGCTGGCTTGCGGCGAACAGGAAACCATCGCACTGACCGCCATGGCGCTCCACGCCCTCGGCCAGCCCGCCGTATCCCGCCTCGGCCACCAGGCCGGCTTTGTCACCGATGGTGAACACACCCGCGCCCGCATTATCGACATCACCGGCGGCGATATCCATGAGCGCCTCGCCATGGGCGAAGTCGTCATCGTGGCCGGCTTCCAGGGTCGCAACGACCAGGGCGAGATCACCACGCTGGGCCGTGGAGGCAGCGACCTCTCCGCCGTGGCGCTGGCCGCGGGGCTCAAGGCCGACCTTTGCCAGATTTTCACCGACGTGGATGGCGTCTACACCGCCGACCCCCGCGTCGTCCCCAACGCCCGTAAGATTAACGAAATCAGCTATGAAGAAATGCTGGAGCTCGCCTCGATGGGCTCCAAGGTCATGCAGGCGCGCTCCGTGGAGTTTGCGCAGAAGCATGGCGTCATCTTCGAAGTGCGCAGCAGTTTTAATGACCAACCCGGAACCATCGTGAAAGCAGAAGTCCCCTCCATGGAAGACGTCGTCGTCAGCGGCGTCGCGCTGGATAAGAACCAGGCCAAGATCACCGTTAGCGACCTGCCGGATAAGCCCGGCACGGCAGCCCGCGTTTTCAAAGCGCTCGGCGAAGCTAACGTCATCGTCGACATGATCGTGCAGAACGTTGGTCGCGGCGGCGCGGCGAATCTGACCTTCACCGTGCCCAAGGACGATGTCCACCGTGCCACTACAGCCGTGGAAAAGGTCCTCGCTGAAATCGGCGGCGGCACCGTCAACTACACCGGCGACATCGCCAAGCTGTCCGTGGTGGGCGTGGGCATGCGCAGCCATGCTGGCGTTGCCGCAACGTTGTTCGACATCCTCGCCAAGCACAACGTGAACATCCAGATGATCTCCACGTCGGAAATCCGCATCTCCGTCGCCATCGATCTGGAAGACGCCGCTAAGGCCACCCAAGCCGCCCACGACGGCTTCGGACTCGGCGCGTAA
- a CDS encoding LacI family DNA-binding transcriptional regulator, with product MASLKDIADEVGVSVSLVSKVINDKLGTTGARKELIEAIKAKAEELGYKRNFNSIALLAKRQGAISVFLHRIGSKGATITEDTLEGMAESAHKHNLRMMLNFVTEYDDYIQRLQDLHTGMVDGVVLSGVYHIEAVPELLKLQKEGLKLVSTFSNPIHEKIPNVGLIEENTTYLSTKHLIEQGCESIATFDTMPQRTNGYRRALEEAGRPVNERLIFGMPHGQEGFYGSTARGALIGALESGVEIDGICAQSDTQAVYAINELLSRGVSIPGDVKITGIDNSPFCETCSVPLTSIDQKFAQRGRLAVDMLEKLMEGEPVESLKLAPELVVRKSSI from the coding sequence ATGGCCAGCCTGAAAGATATTGCTGACGAAGTCGGCGTTTCCGTATCCCTCGTTTCCAAAGTCATCAACGACAAGCTGGGCACCACCGGTGCCCGCAAGGAACTGATCGAAGCCATTAAGGCCAAAGCCGAAGAGCTCGGCTATAAGCGGAATTTTAACTCGATCGCCCTCCTGGCCAAGCGCCAGGGTGCCATCAGCGTCTTTCTGCATCGCATCGGCTCCAAGGGGGCCACGATCACCGAAGACACCCTGGAAGGGATGGCGGAGTCTGCGCACAAACACAACCTGCGCATGATGCTCAACTTCGTCACCGAATATGACGACTACATTCAGCGCCTGCAAGACCTGCACACCGGCATGGTCGACGGCGTTGTGCTCAGCGGCGTTTACCACATTGAGGCGGTCCCCGAGTTGCTTAAGCTACAAAAGGAAGGCCTGAAGCTCGTCAGCACTTTCAGCAACCCGATCCATGAAAAGATCCCCAACGTCGGCCTGATCGAAGAGAACACGACCTACCTCAGCACCAAGCACTTGATCGAGCAGGGCTGCGAAAGCATCGCCACCTTCGACACCATGCCGCAGCGCACCAATGGCTACCGCCGCGCCTTGGAGGAAGCCGGCCGCCCCGTCAACGAACGCCTCATTTTTGGCATGCCCCACGGCCAGGAGGGCTTTTACGGCTCCACCGCCCGTGGCGCGCTCATCGGTGCGCTCGAATCGGGGGTCGAAATTGACGGCATTTGTGCGCAGTCCGACACCCAGGCCGTTTACGCGATCAATGAGCTGCTCAGCCGCGGTGTCAGCATCCCGGGCGATGTCAAAATCACCGGTATCGACAATTCCCCCTTCTGCGAAACTTGCAGCGTGCCACTGACCAGTATCGACCAGAAATTCGCTCAGCGTGGCCGCCTCGCCGTGGATATGCTCGAAAAGCTCATGGAAGGCGAACCGGTCGAATCCCTCAAGCTGGCCCCCGAACTCGTCGTGCGGAAATCAAGCATCTAG
- a CDS encoding RNA-binding protein yields MRITHRELGSGRRNPVRYPPALNKKRIKTVDIYVGNIPYDLTDDELMGIFGAHGEVTSAKVIIDRETGRSKGFAFVSMESEEEANAAVEALNGAEIGGRPAKVNIARPREERPPRRDFGGGGGGGFKRGGGGGGFRGGRDGGGGGGGYRGSRDGGGGGGYRGGDDGGFRKRERGGSSGGRDRRSF; encoded by the coding sequence GTGAGAATCACCCATCGTGAGCTTGGTTCGGGGCGCCGGAATCCAGTTCGTTATCCTCCGGCGCTGAACAAGAAAAGAATCAAGACAGTGGACATCTACGTTGGGAATATTCCCTACGATCTCACCGATGACGAGCTAATGGGCATTTTTGGTGCCCATGGCGAAGTTACTTCGGCAAAAGTCATCATCGACCGCGAAACCGGCCGTTCCAAAGGCTTCGCCTTCGTCTCCATGGAGAGCGAAGAAGAAGCAAACGCAGCTGTTGAAGCACTCAACGGCGCAGAAATTGGCGGTCGTCCCGCTAAGGTAAACATTGCACGCCCACGTGAAGAACGACCCCCGCGTCGTGACTTCGGCGGCGGTGGCGGCGGCGGCTTCAAGCGAGGCGGCGGAGGCGGTGGCTTCCGTGGCGGTCGCGACGGCGGCGGCGGCGGCGGTGGTTACCGTGGCAGTCGTGACGGCGGCGGTGGCGGTGGCTACCGTGGCGGCGACGATGGCGGTTTTCGCAAGCGTGAACGCGGCGGCTCCAGCGGCGGTCGTGATCGTCGCTCCTTCTAA
- a CDS encoding GOLPH3/VPS74 family protein, whose translation MTFAEQLLILALDPKTGKFHALPRKSLEIGLAGAFLMEMTFRNIIDSDAENVIVLQESYPQRPLLNSALQVVREGDKEVPLRKAIGRLALQGKLLVSKTLERLVEEEVLDKKDKVFFVRKLKAPVYPQADDRPRADVVNQIRSLVLNPEEIPSPEEAALLALVEACRLQRKIFTEEERDDFEARFQQLAAMDLVGIAIVDAVRAARDKELLDLAAD comes from the coding sequence ATGACATTTGCCGAGCAGCTACTAATACTCGCCCTGGACCCGAAAACCGGAAAATTTCACGCCCTTCCGCGCAAGTCGCTGGAGATCGGCCTTGCCGGCGCTTTCCTGATGGAAATGACTTTCCGCAACATCATCGACTCCGATGCGGAGAATGTCATCGTGCTGCAGGAGTCCTACCCACAGCGACCGTTGCTCAACTCCGCTCTGCAAGTGGTGCGCGAGGGGGACAAGGAAGTGCCGCTGCGCAAGGCAATCGGTCGTCTGGCGTTGCAGGGTAAGTTGCTCGTTTCCAAGACCTTGGAGCGCCTTGTGGAGGAAGAAGTCCTCGACAAGAAGGACAAGGTGTTTTTCGTGCGCAAGCTCAAGGCCCCCGTTTATCCGCAGGCGGACGACCGCCCCCGCGCCGATGTGGTGAACCAGATCCGCAGCCTGGTGCTGAACCCGGAAGAGATTCCCAGCCCGGAAGAGGCCGCTTTGTTGGCACTCGTCGAGGCCTGCCGCCTCCAGCGCAAGATTTTTACCGAAGAAGAGCGCGACGATTTCGAAGCCCGCTTCCAGCAACTCGCCGCAATGGACCTCGTGGGCATCGCCATCGTGGACGCGGTCCGCGCCGCCCGCGATAAGGAGTTGCTCGACCTCGCGGCTGACTAA
- the tilS gene encoding tRNA lysidine(34) synthetase TilS encodes MTDWFQQALRLADLWKEEPLHPAAIHVIEQFKVSWGVACSGGADSLALLLLLWARYPQRRGRLRVLHFNHGLRGANADADAEFVRVVANGLGLEFRLGRADFSPGTKVGEGELRAARLKFFSEADCAVVCLGHHANDVAETQLMRLTRGSGAEGFAAPRPVSQPARNSPVHLRPMLEWSREAIVDGLRQLEIPWREDASNQTGDYFRNRIRHQVWPALQEASHGDALQGAIRARQLLEEDADALDSWLEAVYPAKEHKEHLAPNGLRGKPRALWRRALVRWLARMGLLENLSAGAVDDLLLSWIEESPLRFSVGKGKFLVADDHGVIRLRLDERAPSWRAHSLTPGSGLALPDAGLLMCHRASLDDSLNAQIRSGQFSEYERVYLNLASLDDEPLTVRLWQPGDRYRPLGSPGMRKLQDCFTDRKIPERERKRLPVVCDSHGAILWVPGLPPSESARIVSACKTALMLTYRGI; translated from the coding sequence GTGACTGATTGGTTCCAACAAGCACTGCGCCTCGCCGACCTCTGGAAGGAGGAGCCCCTGCACCCCGCCGCGATCCATGTGATCGAGCAGTTTAAGGTGAGTTGGGGCGTTGCTTGTTCGGGGGGGGCGGATTCGCTTGCGCTGCTGCTGCTGTTGTGGGCGCGCTATCCGCAGCGTCGGGGCCGGCTGCGTGTGTTGCATTTTAACCACGGATTGCGCGGCGCGAATGCGGATGCGGATGCCGAATTCGTGCGCGTGGTCGCCAATGGCCTGGGTTTGGAGTTCCGGCTGGGCCGGGCTGATTTTTCCCCTGGCACCAAAGTGGGCGAGGGAGAACTGCGCGCGGCGCGGCTGAAGTTTTTCTCGGAGGCGGATTGCGCGGTCGTTTGCCTGGGCCACCACGCCAACGATGTTGCCGAGACCCAGCTCATGCGGCTGACTCGCGGTTCGGGTGCTGAGGGTTTCGCGGCCCCGCGTCCGGTGAGCCAGCCTGCGCGCAATAGCCCCGTCCACCTGCGCCCGATGCTGGAGTGGTCGCGCGAGGCGATTGTCGACGGCTTGCGCCAATTAGAGATTCCGTGGCGTGAAGACGCCAGCAACCAAACCGGTGACTACTTCCGCAATCGGATTCGCCACCAGGTCTGGCCCGCGCTTCAGGAGGCGAGCCATGGCGACGCCCTGCAAGGCGCGATCCGCGCACGCCAACTTTTAGAAGAAGACGCCGATGCCCTCGACTCGTGGCTGGAGGCAGTCTATCCGGCCAAAGAGCACAAGGAACACCTCGCGCCCAACGGCCTGCGCGGCAAACCCAGGGCGCTCTGGCGCCGGGCGCTGGTCCGCTGGCTCGCGCGGATGGGACTGCTGGAGAATTTATCCGCTGGAGCCGTGGATGACCTGCTGCTGAGCTGGATTGAGGAGTCGCCGCTTCGCTTCAGCGTGGGCAAGGGAAAGTTTCTCGTGGCCGACGACCATGGCGTCATCCGTTTGCGCTTGGATGAGCGGGCACCGAGCTGGCGAGCGCATTCGCTGACGCCGGGCTCCGGTTTGGCCTTGCCTGATGCCGGCCTGCTGATGTGCCACCGGGCCAGCCTGGATGACAGCCTCAATGCGCAAATCCGCAGTGGCCAATTTTCCGAATACGAGCGCGTTTATTTGAATCTGGCTTCCCTCGATGATGAGCCGTTGACCGTGCGCCTGTGGCAGCCGGGCGACCGTTATCGCCCACTCGGTAGCCCGGGCATGCGCAAGCTCCAGGATTGCTTCACCGACCGGAAAATTCCCGAAAGGGAACGAAAGCGCCTGCCCGTGGTCTGTGATAGCCACGGAGCCATTCTTTGGGTCCCCGGATTGCCCCCAAGTGAGAGCGCCCGCATCGTATCGGCGTGCAAAACGGCTCTAATGTTGACTTACCGGGGAATCTAG